One window of Mediterraneibacter gnavus ATCC 29149 genomic DNA carries:
- a CDS encoding RrF2 family transcriptional regulator: MKMSTRGQYALEIAVDLALHLMPDRLESLNDIAKRRNLSEKYLERIMKLLKEAGLVKSVRGAYGGYCLTKEPGEISVLEVLRAAEGQLAPVSCLVENTECGMECEICSTKSTWGEMWEQILDTAAEVTVADIAEIVKKKETC; this comes from the coding sequence ATGAAAATGTCTACAAGAGGGCAGTATGCACTGGAAATTGCAGTGGATCTTGCGCTGCATCTGATGCCGGATCGTCTGGAAAGTCTGAATGATATCGCAAAGAGGCGAAATCTTTCAGAAAAATATCTGGAGAGGATTATGAAGCTTTTAAAAGAGGCGGGTCTTGTAAAAAGTGTGCGCGGTGCATATGGAGGATATTGCCTGACGAAGGAGCCGGGAGAAATTTCTGTATTGGAAGTGCTTCGTGCTGCGGAAGGTCAGCTGGCACCGGTATCCTGTCTTGTTGAAAATACCGAGTGTGGAATGGAATGCGAAATCTGCTCTACGAAAAGTACCTGGGGTGAGATGTGGGAGCAGATACTGGATACGGCTGCAGAGGTTACAGTTGCAGATATTGCAGAGATCGTAAAGAAAAAAGAGACCTGTTAG
- a CDS encoding cold-shock protein has translation MTGTVKWFNNQKGYGFISDSEGNDVFVHYSGLVMDGFKSLEEGQAVEFEVTEGAKGPQATNVVKL, from the coding sequence ATGACAGGTACAGTAAAATGGTTTAACAACCAAAAAGGTTATGGATTCATCTCTGATTCCGAAGGAAATGATGTATTTGTACACTACTCAGGACTCGTAATGGATGGATTCAAATCCTTAGAAGAAGGCCAGGCTGTTGAATTCGAAGTAACAGAAGGCGCTAAAGGACCTCAGGCAACAAACGTAGTAAAGCTTTAA
- a CDS encoding putative DNA modification/repair radical SAM protein: MAEIIQEKMSIYEKLQILIDAAKYDVACTSSGVERKGDGTGIGNCSKAGICHSFSTDGRCISLLKILFTNECIYDCKYCVNRSSNDVIRTSFTPDEICTLTMEFYRRNYIEGLFLSSGILKNPNYTMELIYAALYKLRHVCNFQGYIHVKAIPGADPILIQKVGFLADRMSVNLELPTAESLRLLAPHKSRKNILAPMRLVQEKSKENRQELTLYKSAPRFVPAGQSTQMIIGASPETDYQILRVAESLYQKFGLKRVFYSAFVAVNEDKALPARTSDGPPLLREHRLYQADWLLRYYKFEANELLNEKNPNFNIFLDPKCNWALNHLEYFPVEVNRASYDVLLRVPGIGYKSAGRIVKARRFGSLGFEDLRKMGVVLKRALYFITCSGKMMYKTKIEEDYITRNLLNTKERLPDSVAGMNYQQLSLFDDVNFTGNQIVTMV, translated from the coding sequence ATGGCGGAGATTATTCAGGAAAAAATGTCAATCTATGAAAAACTTCAGATTCTGATTGATGCGGCAAAGTATGATGTGGCGTGCACCTCCAGCGGCGTAGAAAGGAAAGGTGATGGCACAGGTATAGGCAATTGCAGCAAGGCGGGAATCTGTCACAGCTTTTCTACGGATGGAAGGTGTATTTCACTTCTGAAGATTTTATTTACGAATGAGTGTATTTATGACTGCAAATATTGTGTGAATCGATCTTCCAATGACGTGATCCGTACATCTTTTACGCCGGATGAGATCTGCACATTGACGATGGAATTTTACAGAAGAAATTATATCGAAGGATTGTTCTTAAGTTCTGGAATTTTAAAAAATCCGAACTATACGATGGAGCTGATCTATGCAGCCTTGTATAAGCTGCGTCATGTCTGCAATTTTCAGGGATACATTCATGTAAAGGCAATTCCGGGAGCAGATCCGATTCTGATTCAGAAAGTGGGATTTCTGGCAGACAGGATGAGTGTGAATCTGGAATTGCCGACAGCCGAGAGTTTGAGACTTCTGGCACCACACAAGTCAAGAAAAAATATTCTGGCACCCATGCGGCTGGTCCAGGAGAAGTCCAAAGAGAACAGACAGGAGCTGACGCTGTATAAAAGTGCGCCGCGTTTTGTGCCTGCCGGCCAGAGTACGCAGATGATCATCGGCGCCTCTCCGGAGACAGATTATCAGATCCTGCGTGTGGCAGAGTCACTCTACCAGAAATTTGGATTAAAGCGTGTGTTTTATTCTGCTTTTGTGGCGGTCAATGAAGACAAGGCACTTCCGGCAAGAACATCAGATGGACCGCCGCTTCTTCGGGAACACAGACTATATCAGGCAGACTGGCTGCTGCGGTATTACAAGTTTGAAGCAAATGAGCTGCTGAATGAGAAAAATCCGAATTTTAATATATTCCTGGATCCGAAGTGTAACTGGGCGCTGAATCATCTGGAATATTTTCCTGTCGAAGTGAATCGGGCGTCATATGATGTTTTGCTGCGTGTTCCCGGGATCGGTTACAAATCAGCGGGCAGGATCGTAAAAGCAAGGCGGTTCGGATCTCTTGGATTTGAAGACCTCAGGAAAATGGGAGTGGTATTAAAACGGGCGCTCTATTTTATTACGTGCAGTGGAAAAATGATGTATAAAACGAAAATAGAAGAAGATTATATTACAAGGAATCTTTTGAATACGAAAGAACGTTTGCCGGACAGTGTTGCAGGGATGAATTATCAGCAGTTATCCTTATTTGATGATGTAAATTTTACCGGGAACCAGATCGTGACTATGGTATGA
- a CDS encoding NfeD family protein, which translates to MEREAIVWLALFVILLIVELLTVGLTSIWFAGGALAALILELLGVDFIWQIGAFILVSFVLVYFTRPFAVRYVNAHHEKTNYEQAVGKIVRITQRVDDLAQTGKGILDGMEWTVRTDGKEVLEKDTLARVIRISGVKLIVEPYKED; encoded by the coding sequence ATGGAGAGAGAGGCAATCGTCTGGCTGGCGCTTTTTGTTATTCTTCTGATTGTAGAACTGTTGACTGTGGGTCTGACCTCCATCTGGTTTGCAGGAGGTGCACTGGCAGCGCTGATTTTAGAGCTGCTGGGAGTTGATTTCATCTGGCAGATCGGGGCGTTTATCCTGGTTTCATTCGTGCTTGTGTATTTTACGAGGCCGTTTGCAGTAAGATATGTCAATGCACATCATGAAAAGACCAACTATGAACAGGCAGTGGGAAAAATTGTCAGAATTACACAAAGAGTAGATGATCTTGCACAGACCGGAAAAGGAATTCTGGACGGAATGGAATGGACCGTGAGGACAGATGGTAAAGAAGTGCTGGAAAAGGACACTCTGGCAAGAGTAATCCGGATTTCCGGCGTAAAATTGATTGTAGAACCGTATAAGGAGGACTAG
- a CDS encoding SPFH domain-containing protein, whose translation MGLMVLGVLLVLVILILAANIRIVPQAHAYILERLGGYKETWGVGIHFKIPILDRVAKRVSLKEQVVDFEPQAVITKDNVTMQIDTVIFFQITDPKQYAYGVENPIAAIENLTATTLRNIIGDLELDETLTSRETINSEMRTSLDIATDPWGIKVNRVELKNIMPPTAIQDAMEKQMKAERERREAILKAEGEKKSTILVAEGKKESLILEAEAEKQAAILNAEAEKQKRIKEAEGQAEAIRTVQKATAEGIEFIKQAGADDAVLTLKSLEAFAKAADGRATKIIIPSELQGIAGLTKTIAEVARPDKAAE comes from the coding sequence ATGGGATTGATGGTATTAGGAGTTTTATTGGTATTGGTGATATTGATTCTGGCAGCAAATATCCGAATCGTACCACAGGCACATGCGTATATTCTGGAACGTCTGGGTGGATATAAAGAGACGTGGGGTGTTGGAATTCATTTTAAGATCCCGATTCTGGATCGTGTGGCAAAGAGAGTATCACTCAAAGAGCAGGTTGTAGATTTTGAACCGCAGGCCGTGATCACAAAAGATAATGTTACGATGCAGATTGATACGGTGATCTTTTTTCAGATTACAGATCCGAAGCAGTATGCGTATGGAGTGGAGAACCCGATTGCAGCGATTGAAAATCTGACAGCGACTACACTGCGTAATATCATCGGAGATCTGGAACTGGATGAGACTCTGACATCCAGAGAGACGATCAATTCGGAGATGCGCACATCGCTGGATATCGCTACAGACCCGTGGGGAATCAAGGTGAATCGTGTGGAACTGAAAAATATCATGCCTCCGACTGCAATCCAGGATGCGATGGAGAAACAGATGAAGGCAGAACGTGAAAGAAGGGAAGCGATTCTGAAAGCGGAAGGAGAAAAGAAATCTACAATTCTGGTGGCAGAAGGTAAGAAAGAATCTTTGATCCTGGAAGCGGAGGCGGAAAAACAGGCGGCAATCCTGAATGCGGAAGCAGAAAAGCAGAAGAGAATCAAAGAGGCGGAAGGACAGGCGGAAGCAATCCGTACCGTTCAGAAAGCAACAGCAGAAGGAATTGAATTTATTAAACAGGCAGGTGCGGATGATGCAGTACTGACTTTAAAGAGTCTTGAAGCGTTTGCCAAAGCAGCAGACGGAAGAGCAACCAAGATTATCATTCCGTCCGAATTACAGGGAATCGCTGGTCTGACCAAGACGATCGCAGAGGTTGCAAGACCGGATAAAGCAGCAGAGTAG
- a CDS encoding RrF2 family transcriptional regulator, with product MKVSTRGRYGLRALVDMTIHSNNAPVSLVQVANRQKISLNYLEQVFGTLRKAGIVVSVKGAGGGYKLARDAESITVKEVLEALEGTFSIIDRIPGEEQDAVQEAIEKLVWSRIDETVNTFLEQKTLKMLADEYREKLEQNAGMYYI from the coding sequence ATGAAAGTATCGACAAGAGGAAGATATGGACTGCGCGCCCTGGTTGATATGACCATTCATTCGAATAATGCTCCGGTTTCGCTTGTTCAGGTCGCAAACAGACAGAAGATTTCTCTGAATTATCTGGAACAGGTTTTCGGAACATTGAGAAAAGCAGGCATTGTGGTCAGTGTAAAAGGAGCCGGAGGCGGATATAAACTGGCGAGAGATGCAGAGTCCATTACGGTCAAAGAAGTGCTGGAGGCACTGGAAGGAACCTTTTCGATCATAGACCGGATTCCGGGAGAAGAGCAGGATGCAGTTCAGGAGGCGATCGAGAAGCTTGTATGGAGCAGGATTGATGAAACAGTCAATACATTTCTGGAACAGAAAACGTTAAAGATGCTGGCGGATGAATACCGGGAAAAACTGGAACAGAACGCGGGCATGTACTACATTTAA
- a CDS encoding TIGR03915 family putative DNA repair protein — translation MKKIYICRDDRTEMLSAIYDAWKENRNKEVGIGLLGKTQQQLFCEYAEVVSSEKKAQAVERLIRDHMGEQTYEDISYALLCEDAMKAEAILHVMQAARQVKPSKRIMDFLGNPSVAKVFEMKRRVSNEAHYFIEFVRFRELENGVLFSEIEPKNRVLTCIAEHFADRFPMENWVIYDNTHQEFLVHPAGKHWVLVQGEVPERNVTEQITEAEKEYEKLWKGFFKTISIKERENLKCQRTHIPVKYRKNVTEFQ, via the coding sequence ATGAAAAAGATTTATATTTGCAGAGATGACAGAACCGAGATGCTTTCGGCAATTTATGACGCATGGAAAGAAAACCGCAATAAAGAGGTAGGAATCGGGCTTTTGGGAAAGACACAGCAGCAGCTGTTCTGCGAATATGCAGAAGTTGTATCATCCGAAAAGAAAGCGCAGGCGGTGGAACGCCTGATACGGGATCATATGGGAGAGCAGACTTATGAGGATATTTCTTATGCCCTGTTGTGTGAAGATGCGATGAAAGCAGAGGCGATACTACATGTCATGCAGGCAGCGAGACAGGTAAAGCCAAGTAAAAGGATTATGGATTTTCTGGGCAATCCCTCTGTGGCAAAAGTGTTTGAAATGAAACGCAGAGTTTCGAATGAAGCCCATTATTTTATTGAGTTTGTAAGATTTCGGGAACTGGAAAACGGAGTTTTGTTTTCCGAGATAGAGCCGAAGAACAGGGTGCTGACATGTATCGCAGAGCATTTTGCAGATCGTTTTCCGATGGAAAACTGGGTGATCTATGACAATACGCATCAGGAATTTCTGGTGCATCCGGCCGGAAAGCATTGGGTGCTGGTACAAGGAGAAGTGCCAGAGCGGAATGTGACAGAGCAGATCACGGAAGCCGAGAAGGAGTATGAAAAATTGTGGAAAGGATTTTTTAAAACCATCTCGATCAAGGAACGGGAAAATTTAAAATGCCAGCGAACACATATACCGGTCAAATATCGTAAAAATGTGACAGAATTCCAGTAA
- the glyA gene encoding serine hydroxymethyltransferase: MYDFEEIRKEDPEIAEAIQAEMARQNSHIELIASENWVSKAVMAAMGSPLTNKYAEGYPGKRYYGGCQCVDVAENLAIERAKKLFGCEYVNVQPHSGAQANMAVQFAMLTPGDKVMGMNLDHGGHLTHGSPVNMSGKYFEITPYGVNEEGVIDYEEVRRIAKECRPKLIIAGASAYARIIDFKKFREIADEVGAYLMVDMAHIAGLVAAGLHPSPIPYAHVTTTTTHKTLRGPRGGMILSSNEMNEKFNFNKAIFPGIQGGPLMHVIAAKAVCFKEALSPDFVAYQEQILKNAKALCNGLLERGVKIVSGGTDNHLMLVDLTGTNVSGKELEKRLDQAHITCNKNTIPNDPRSPFVTSGVRLGTPAVTSRGMKEQEMDQIAEMIAMVIRDEKNVEQVKEMVQKLTEKYPLC; the protein is encoded by the coding sequence ATGTATGATTTTGAAGAAATAAGAAAAGAAGATCCGGAAATTGCAGAAGCGATTCAGGCAGAGATGGCAAGACAGAATTCCCATATTGAGCTGATCGCCTCAGAAAACTGGGTGAGCAAAGCAGTGATGGCAGCGATGGGAAGTCCGCTCACGAACAAATATGCGGAAGGGTATCCGGGAAAACGTTATTATGGCGGATGCCAGTGTGTAGATGTGGCAGAGAATCTGGCGATTGAGCGTGCGAAAAAGCTGTTTGGCTGTGAATATGTCAATGTACAGCCGCACTCCGGGGCACAGGCGAATATGGCAGTGCAGTTTGCGATGCTCACTCCGGGAGATAAAGTGATGGGAATGAACCTGGATCATGGTGGTCACCTGACGCATGGATCTCCGGTCAATATGTCCGGAAAATATTTTGAGATCACACCGTATGGTGTCAATGAAGAAGGCGTGATCGATTATGAGGAAGTTCGAAGGATTGCGAAAGAGTGCCGGCCGAAGCTGATCATTGCGGGAGCAAGTGCCTATGCCAGAATCATAGATTTTAAGAAATTCCGTGAGATTGCAGATGAGGTGGGAGCTTATCTGATGGTAGATATGGCTCATATTGCAGGTCTGGTCGCAGCAGGACTTCATCCGAGCCCGATCCCGTATGCACATGTGACGACAACCACCACGCATAAGACACTGCGCGGACCACGAGGCGGCATGATCTTAAGCAGCAATGAGATGAATGAAAAGTTCAATTTTAACAAAGCAATCTTTCCTGGAATTCAGGGAGGTCCGCTGATGCATGTGATTGCAGCAAAAGCAGTGTGCTTCAAAGAAGCCCTAAGTCCGGATTTCGTTGCATATCAAGAGCAGATCCTGAAAAATGCGAAAGCATTGTGCAATGGATTATTAGAGCGAGGTGTGAAGATTGTATCCGGTGGAACGGACAACCATTTGATGCTGGTGGATCTGACTGGAACCAATGTCAGCGGAAAAGAACTGGAAAAGCGTCTGGATCAGGCTCATATCACCTGCAATAAAAATACAATCCCGAATGATCCGCGCTCTCCGTTTGTGACAAGTGGTGTGCGTCTGGGGACTCCGGCAGTTACAAGCAGAGGAATGAAAGAGCAGGAGATGGACCAGATTGCGGAGATGATTGCAATGGTGATCCGGGATGAGAAAAATGTAGAACAGGTAAAAGAAATGGTGCAGAAGCTGACAGAAAAATATCCTCTGTGCTAA
- the ptsP gene encoding phosphoenolpyruvate--protein phosphotransferase: MITITGKSVFGGVSIGKLSFYKRNQKVIKREHVENVESECVRFQEAKAEGIRQLKELYEKSIADVGEANAMIFEIHQMMLEDLDYIESIENIIRSQKVNAEFAVATTADNFAQMFAAMDDAYMQGRAADVKDVSERVLDILCGVSEGIKQTDEPSIIAADDLAPSETVQLDKSKVLAFATMYGSSNSHTAILARTMNIPAVIGLGESLSPQYDGKMAVIDGFTGTLYIDPDEETLSRMQKKREEDLEKKALLEQLKGKENITKSGQKINVYANIGNASDVGAVLKNDAGGIGLFRSEFLYLENETFPTEEQQFAVYKQVAENMAGKKVIIRTLDIGADKQVDYFELDKEENPALGYRAIRICLTRPEIFKTQLRALYRAAFYGNISIMFPMIISVSEIHKIKEMIKEVKAELKEQGIPYKEDVELGVMIETPASVMISRELAKEVDFFSVGTNDLTQYTLAIDRQNSKLDEFYDPHHPAVLAMIRMAAENAHAEGKWIGICGELGADLELTEEFLKMGLDELSVSPSMVLPLRKKIRDCE, encoded by the coding sequence ATGATTACAATAACAGGAAAAAGTGTATTTGGTGGAGTGTCCATCGGAAAACTTTCTTTTTATAAAAGAAATCAGAAAGTGATCAAAAGAGAACACGTAGAAAATGTAGAATCAGAGTGTGTAAGATTTCAGGAAGCAAAAGCTGAGGGAATCCGTCAGTTAAAAGAATTGTACGAAAAATCGATTGCCGATGTCGGAGAAGCCAACGCTATGATTTTTGAGATTCATCAGATGATGCTGGAAGACCTGGATTATATTGAGTCTATCGAAAATATCATCCGTTCTCAGAAAGTCAATGCAGAGTTTGCAGTAGCAACGACAGCTGACAATTTTGCGCAGATGTTTGCGGCAATGGATGATGCATATATGCAGGGACGTGCAGCGGACGTAAAGGATGTTTCTGAGCGTGTGCTGGATATCCTCTGCGGAGTCAGCGAGGGAATCAAGCAGACAGACGAGCCTTCGATCATTGCAGCAGATGATCTGGCACCGAGTGAGACGGTACAGCTGGATAAGAGCAAAGTACTTGCATTTGCAACGATGTACGGTTCTTCCAATTCTCATACTGCGATTCTGGCGCGTACCATGAATATCCCGGCTGTTATCGGTCTGGGTGAAAGTCTGAGTCCTCAGTATGACGGAAAGATGGCTGTGATCGACGGATTTACAGGAACATTGTATATTGATCCGGATGAAGAGACACTTTCCAGAATGCAGAAAAAGCGGGAAGAAGATCTTGAGAAAAAGGCACTCTTGGAACAGCTCAAAGGAAAAGAGAACATCACAAAGAGTGGTCAGAAGATCAATGTATATGCAAATATCGGAAATGCATCTGATGTTGGTGCAGTCCTGAAAAATGATGCAGGCGGAATCGGTTTGTTCCGCAGTGAGTTCTTATATCTGGAGAATGAGACATTCCCGACAGAAGAGCAGCAGTTTGCAGTATACAAGCAGGTTGCAGAAAACATGGCAGGGAAAAAAGTGATCATCCGTACACTGGATATCGGAGCTGATAAACAGGTGGATTATTTCGAACTGGACAAAGAAGAGAATCCGGCACTTGGATATCGTGCGATCCGTATTTGTCTGACAAGACCGGAAATCTTTAAGACACAGCTTCGTGCACTTTACAGAGCTGCATTTTACGGAAATATTTCGATCATGTTCCCAATGATCATTTCTGTTTCAGAGATTCATAAGATCAAAGAGATGATCAAAGAAGTGAAAGCAGAGTTGAAAGAACAGGGAATCCCATATAAAGAAGATGTGGAGCTTGGTGTGATGATCGAGACTCCGGCCTCTGTTATGATCAGCCGTGAACTGGCAAAGGAAGTTGACTTCTTCAGTGTGGGAACGAATGACCTGACACAGTACACTCTGGCGATCGACCGTCAGAATTCAAAACTGGACGAGTTCTATGATCCGCATCATCCGGCAGTGCTGGCGATGATCCGCATGGCTGCAGAGAATGCACATGCAGAAGGAAAATGGATCGGCATTTGCGGAGAACTTGGCGCAGATCTGGAATTGACAGAAGAATTCCTGAAGATGGGACTGGATGAACTTTCTGTTTCTCCATCGATGGTTCTTCCGCTGAGAAAGAAAATCCGCGATTGTGAATAA
- a CDS encoding HPr family phosphocarrier protein: protein MKEFKYVVTDAEGIHARPAGLLVKKAGEFTSSVTIAKGDKSADAKRIFGVMGLGVKTGEEVTITADGADEDAAIAELEAFFKENL from the coding sequence ATGAAAGAATTTAAATATGTAGTGACAGACGCAGAAGGAATCCACGCAAGACCAGCAGGACTGCTTGTGAAAAAAGCAGGAGAATTTACATCTTCCGTAACAATTGCAAAAGGTGACAAATCTGCAGATGCAAAAAGAATCTTCGGTGTGATGGGACTTGGAGTAAAGACAGGAGAAGAAGTGACAATTACTGCTGATGGTGCAGATGAAGATGCAGCAATCGCAGAACTGGAAGCATTCTTTAAAGAAAACTTATAA
- the cysK gene encoding cysteine synthase A, whose product MAGIYQSVTELIGRTPLLEVKNLEKELNLQARVLVKLEYFNPAGSVKDRAALQMITEAEENGTLKQGSAIIEPTSGNTGIGLASIAASRGYRAIFVMPETMSIERRKLLKGYGAEIVLTEGAKGMKGAIAKAKELEQEIENAVILGQFVNTANPRAHEKTTGPEIWEDTQGQVDLFVAGVGTGGTITGTGAYLKSVNPSIEIVAVEPASSAVLSGENPGPHGLQGIGAGFVPDVLNTSVYDRISKVKEQEAYKASRLLAEKEGVLVGISSGAALSVALLEAGKEENRGKTIVALLPDTGERYLSTPLFD is encoded by the coding sequence ATGGCAGGAATTTATCAGAGTGTAACAGAATTAATCGGAAGAACTCCACTTCTGGAAGTAAAGAATCTGGAGAAAGAACTGAATCTCCAGGCAAGAGTGCTGGTGAAGCTGGAATACTTTAATCCGGCAGGCAGCGTAAAGGATCGGGCAGCGCTTCAGATGATCACAGAGGCAGAGGAAAACGGTACATTAAAACAGGGATCTGCTATCATTGAGCCTACAAGTGGAAATACCGGAATCGGGCTTGCATCGATTGCAGCGTCAAGAGGATACAGAGCAATCTTTGTAATGCCGGAAACGATGAGTATCGAGCGAAGAAAACTTCTGAAGGGATATGGCGCAGAAATTGTGCTCACAGAAGGAGCAAAGGGGATGAAAGGAGCCATTGCAAAAGCAAAAGAGCTGGAGCAGGAGATTGAAAATGCAGTGATCCTGGGGCAGTTCGTAAATACCGCGAATCCAAGAGCACACGAAAAAACAACAGGGCCGGAGATCTGGGAAGATACACAAGGACAGGTGGATCTGTTTGTAGCAGGTGTCGGTACCGGCGGAACGATCACAGGAACCGGTGCTTATTTGAAATCAGTCAATCCGTCCATTGAGATTGTGGCAGTGGAGCCGGCGTCTTCCGCAGTGCTGTCGGGAGAAAATCCGGGACCGCACGGACTGCAGGGAATTGGTGCAGGATTTGTGCCGGATGTACTCAATACTTCTGTTTATGATCGCATCAGTAAAGTGAAAGAGCAGGAGGCGTACAAAGCTTCCCGTCTTCTGGCAGAAAAGGAAGGAGTTCTGGTTGGTATTTCTTCCGGAGCAGCACTGTCAGTTGCACTTTTGGAGGCCGGAAAAGAGGAAAACCGTGGAAAGACAATTGTAGCATTGCTTCCGGATACAGGAGAACGATATCTTTCCACACCGCTTTTTGACTGA